One window of the Triticum dicoccoides isolate Atlit2015 ecotype Zavitan chromosome 3B, WEW_v2.0, whole genome shotgun sequence genome contains the following:
- the LOC119279107 gene encoding transcription factor bHLH19-like codes for MTKTETYSLAAKSVATYGRMLMDAMDDSLMFMQWAVSTLQHEEDQGGADENRAASPCHQAVCDSPELAEAHNRQSSGADTRRGGGIISPSPDAAMQQGSNSTLTSFQASGSMSSTGTTNIQSMSWNFNTAQPSSVGGGTQAARAPLRSGVSQPTRKAAARKVAGCAQDHIMAERKRREKTNQRFIELSAVIPGLKKMDKVTILSNATSYVKQLQEKVKSLEVAGGSHRSVETVVLVREPRRHAAPNGDEGSSLFYSAARTWSQRQPEIEAKLSENKVMLRIHCEINGKGVVARVLAELEEFHLCIVSNNVMPFTESTVIITIVAKASFHRYFYDGTLKRGRGICVILSRPSL; via the exons ATGACCAAGACTGAAACATACAGCCTAG CTGCCAAGTCAGTGGCTACGTACGGACGGATGCTCATGGACGCCATGGACGACTCACTCATGTTCATGCAGTGGGCGGTGAGCACGCTGCAGCACGAGGAGGATCAAGGAGGAGCCGATGAGAACAGGGCTGCCTCCCCATGCCACCAGGCGGTCTGCGATTCCCCGGAGCTCGCGGAAGCACACAACAGGCAGAGCTCCGGCGCCGATACGCGCCGCGGCGGTGGGATCATCAGCCCATCCCCCGATGCGGCCATGCAGCAAGGCAGCAATTCCACGTTGACGTCGTTCCAGGCCTCGGGCAGCATGAGCAGTACCGGCACCACCAACATCCAGTCCATGAGCTGGAACTTCAACACGGCACAGCCGTCCAGCGTTGGCGGTGGCACACAGGCCGCCAGAGCGCCCCTTCGTTCCGGCGTGTCACAgccgacgaggaaggccgccgcaaGGAAAGTCGCCGGCTGCGCGCAAGACCACATCATGGCGGAGCGGAAGCGCCGGGAGAAGACCAACCAGCGTTTCATCGAGCTCTCCGCCGTCATCCCCGGCCTCAAGAAG ATGGACAAGGTAACGATCCTTAGCAACGCAACGAGCTATGTGAAACAGCTCCAAGAGAAGGTCAAGTCCCTGGAGGTGGCCGGCGGCAGCCATAGGAGCGTTGAGACCGTGGTGCTGGTCAGGGAGCCGAGACGCCATGCCGCGCCGAACGGCGACGAGGGGTCCAGTTTGTTCTACTCAGCAGCCCGGACATGGAGCCAGCGGCAGCCCGAGATAGAGGCAAAGCTTTCAGAGAACAAGGTGATGTTGAGGATCCACTGTGAAATAAATGGAAAGGGTGTTGTCGCCAGGGTTCTTGCGGAGTTGGAGGAGTTCCACCTTTGCATCGTCAGCAATAATGTGATGCCGTTCACGGAATCCACCGTGATTATAACCATCGTGGCAAAGGCAAGTTTTCACCGTTACTTTTATGATGGTACCTTGAAAAGAGGGCGGGGTATTTGTGTGATTTTATCAAGACCAAGTTTATAA